A section of the Terriglobia bacterium genome encodes:
- a CDS encoding DUF1385 domain-containing protein, with amino-acid sequence MDFLRQFGRLLAASQLLPALESGEETLVGGQAVLEGVMMRSPHAWGIAVRKPSGEIASHSEAIDRPSEKRPWLGWPFLRGLATLGQAMSLGFRALRFSANVALDEVPREEHQKKIEFSGWLAAVNIVISVGFFIFFYKFVPLVAATELKTRIAALNNNILFNLADGVIRMLLFLLFIWGISLWKDIRRVYQYHGAEHKTVFAFEAKDALGMDSVQKYSTFHPRCGTSFLMTVMLISIGIYALVPYTTFWARFGARIALLPVIAAVSYEIIRFAAKRRSSLFALMTLPGLWMQRITTQPPSNDQVECAIHALNQAMELEKQRGGELVIA; translated from the coding sequence ATGGATTTTCTGCGCCAATTCGGGCGGCTGCTGGCCGCGTCGCAACTGCTCCCCGCGCTGGAAAGCGGTGAGGAGACGCTGGTCGGCGGGCAGGCGGTGCTGGAGGGCGTGATGATGCGCTCGCCGCATGCCTGGGGCATTGCCGTGCGCAAGCCGTCGGGGGAGATCGCGTCGCATTCGGAGGCGATCGACCGGCCGTCGGAGAAGCGTCCGTGGCTGGGTTGGCCGTTCCTCCGCGGGCTGGCGACGCTGGGACAGGCCATGTCGCTGGGCTTCCGCGCCCTGCGCTTCTCGGCCAATGTGGCGCTGGACGAGGTCCCGCGCGAAGAACATCAGAAGAAGATCGAGTTCAGCGGGTGGCTGGCGGCGGTCAATATCGTGATCTCGGTGGGATTCTTCATCTTCTTCTACAAGTTCGTGCCGCTGGTGGCGGCCACGGAGCTGAAGACCCGGATCGCGGCGCTGAACAACAACATCCTCTTCAACCTGGCGGACGGCGTCATCCGCATGCTGCTGTTCCTGCTGTTCATCTGGGGGATCTCGCTGTGGAAGGACATCCGGCGGGTGTACCAGTACCACGGCGCCGAGCACAAGACGGTCTTCGCCTTCGAGGCCAAAGACGCGCTGGGCATGGACTCCGTGCAGAAATACTCGACCTTCCACCCGCGTTGCGGGACCAGCTTCCTGATGACGGTGATGCTGATCTCGATCGGGATCTATGCCCTGGTGCCGTACACGACGTTCTGGGCGCGGTTCGGGGCGCGCATCGCGCTGCTGCCGGTGATCGCGGCAGTGTCCTACGAGATCATCCGCTTCGCCGCCAAGCGACGCTCGTCGCTGTTCGCGCTGATGACGCTGCCGGGGTTGTGGATGCAGCGCATCACGACCCAGCCGCCGTCGAACGACCAGGTCGAGTGCGCCATCCACGCGCTGAACCAGGCCATGGAACTGGAGAAGCAACGCGGCGGCGAACTGGTGATTGCCTAG
- a CDS encoding NTP transferase domain-containing protein encodes MSCSRLRVRLKNPKPRSPASRPPPPNHDSFVRLRVPLCPWCRGFLNLDKNHFYPVILAGGRGTRFWPRSRRRSAKQVLALDGNRTMIQQTVQRLLPIAPAKNFWIISNGDLRDVIARQLSKIKKDRILAEPVGRNTAPAIGLTAFILERLAPDAVIGMFPADHVIGDERLFRKSVEQAAEIAAAGDNIVVMGIRPTRPETGYGYIEAGEQRDGVLRVRRFTEKPNLEKAEEFLAAGNYFWNSGMFIWRARTLADALREHLSETAPYLEEIADAYGTRAFAARFKKLYPRCENISVDYAVLEPRSAKGEHASNLYCIPADFGWSDLGSWAALYEHHAHIRGKADEDANVIEGLDAVALDAKGNYIYAPKKFVAAVGVEDLVVVETDDALLITTRDRAQDVGKVVKHLDTKKLTKLL; translated from the coding sequence ATGTCGTGCTCCCGCCTGCGGGTACGCTTGAAGAACCCGAAACCTCGCTCTCCGGCTTCGAGGCCACCGCCGCCGAACCATGACTCCTTCGTGCGCCTTCGTGTACCTTTGTGTCCTTGGTGTCGAGGTTTCTTGAATTTGGACAAGAACCACTTCTATCCCGTGATCCTGGCCGGCGGCCGCGGCACGCGTTTCTGGCCGCGCAGCCGCCGCCGCTCCGCCAAGCAGGTGCTGGCCCTCGACGGGAACCGGACCATGATCCAGCAGACGGTCCAGCGCTTGCTTCCAATTGCCCCCGCGAAGAATTTCTGGATCATTAGCAACGGCGACTTGCGCGACGTCATCGCCCGCCAGCTTTCCAAAATCAAGAAAGACCGGATCCTCGCCGAGCCCGTGGGCCGCAACACCGCGCCCGCCATCGGGTTGACCGCCTTCATTCTCGAGCGGCTTGCCCCCGACGCCGTCATCGGCATGTTTCCCGCCGACCACGTCATCGGCGACGAGCGGCTCTTCCGCAAGTCCGTGGAGCAGGCGGCGGAGATCGCCGCCGCGGGCGACAACATCGTGGTCATGGGCATCCGGCCCACACGCCCCGAGACCGGCTACGGCTACATCGAAGCCGGCGAACAGCGGGACGGCGTCCTTCGCGTCCGCCGCTTCACCGAGAAGCCCAACCTCGAGAAGGCCGAAGAGTTCCTCGCCGCCGGCAATTATTTCTGGAACAGCGGCATGTTCATCTGGCGGGCGCGCACCCTCGCCGACGCTTTGCGCGAGCACCTCTCCGAGACCGCGCCTTACCTGGAAGAGATCGCCGACGCCTACGGTACCCGCGCGTTCGCCGCCAGGTTCAAGAAGCTGTATCCCCGGTGCGAGAACATTAGCGTGGACTACGCCGTGCTTGAGCCTCGTTCCGCCAAGGGCGAGCACGCGTCGAACCTGTACTGCATCCCGGCCGACTTCGGCTGGAGCGACCTTGGTTCATGGGCCGCGCTTTACGAGCATCACGCGCATATCCGTGGAAAGGCCGACGAGGATGCCAACGTGATTGAGGGGCTGGATGCCGTCGCTCTCGACGCCAAGGGCAATTACATCTACGCGCCGAAGAAGTTTGTCGCCGCCGTCGGAGTCGAGGATCTCGTGGTCGTCGAGACCGACGACGCCCTGCTCATCACCACCCGTGACCGCGCCCAGGACGTGGGCAAAGTCGTGAAGCACCTGGACACCAAGAAACTGACGAAGCTGTTGTGA
- the coaD gene encoding pantetheine-phosphate adenylyltransferase encodes MDHRIAIYPGSFDPLTNGHLDLIERGSSIFEHLIVAVLRNAEKDPLFTLSERCHMLEAMTARYKNVTVEAFGGLLVEYAREKKARVILRGIRAISDYEYELQMALMNRKLDPKLETVFMMPAEKYSYLSSRLIKEIFRLGGSVRGLVPDIVEQHLHEKVNGGRPHIAALNSKVKRKK; translated from the coding sequence TTGGACCACCGCATCGCCATCTACCCGGGCTCGTTCGACCCGCTGACCAACGGGCACCTGGACCTCATCGAGCGCGGCAGCTCCATCTTCGAGCACCTCATCGTCGCCGTCCTGCGCAATGCCGAGAAAGACCCTCTGTTCACTCTCTCCGAGCGCTGCCACATGCTGGAAGCGATGACCGCGCGCTACAAGAACGTGACCGTCGAAGCTTTCGGCGGCCTGTTGGTGGAGTATGCGCGGGAGAAGAAGGCCCGGGTCATCCTGCGCGGCATTCGCGCTATCAGCGACTACGAATACGAGCTCCAGATGGCCCTCATGAACCGCAAGCTCGACCCGAAGCTCGAGACGGTCTTCATGATGCCCGCCGAGAAGTACTCCTACCTCAGCTCGCGCCTTATCAAGGAAATCTTCCGGCTGGGCGGGTCGGTACGCGGCCTGGTGCCCGACATCGTCGAGCAGCACCTGCACGAGAAAGTCAACGGTGGGCGCCCGCACATCGCAGCGCTCAACTCGAAAGTGAAGAGGAAAAAATAA
- a CDS encoding pyridoxal phosphate-dependent aminotransferase: MATPAAVKPTLLTERINRIEISATLAVVNEAEKLRAQGVDLVDFGAGEPHFATPSHIKDAAIAAIHANFTKYTAVGGTAELRDAIVHRHTVDFDSDYRREECIASVGGKHALFNTIQVMVDHGDEVIIPVPYWVSFKDIVRYAGGVPVYVETDEQQDFRLTPQMIERAITPRTKVIILNSPSNPSGAVMSPEDMTAIVRLAHDRGIWVISDECYVYLNFTGRRFSVGSLREYRDRTVIIGSLSKTYAMTGWRLGYALAPAPLVSAMMKLQSQSTSNPTSIVQKAGVAALNSDQKCVDDMLAEWIRLRDHVVAGLKRIPGVTCARPEGAFYVYPNLSKLFGKSVNSASDMAGKLLREAHVVVVPGEGFGTREHIRISYATSQKEMDRGLERMAKLFAAL; encoded by the coding sequence ATGGCCACCCCGGCGGCAGTGAAACCCACGCTTCTCACCGAGCGTATCAACCGCATCGAGATCTCGGCCACCCTCGCCGTCGTCAACGAGGCCGAAAAGCTCCGCGCCCAGGGCGTGGACCTGGTGGACTTCGGCGCCGGCGAGCCCCACTTCGCCACCCCCTCGCACATCAAGGACGCGGCCATCGCCGCCATCCACGCCAATTTCACCAAGTACACGGCGGTGGGCGGCACCGCCGAGCTGCGCGACGCCATCGTCCACCGCCACACCGTGGACTTCGATTCCGACTACCGCCGTGAGGAGTGCATCGCTTCGGTCGGCGGCAAGCACGCCCTGTTCAACACGATACAAGTCATGGTGGACCACGGCGACGAAGTCATCATCCCCGTGCCCTACTGGGTGTCGTTCAAGGACATCGTGCGCTATGCCGGCGGCGTGCCCGTCTACGTCGAGACCGACGAACAGCAGGACTTCCGCCTGACCCCGCAGATGATCGAGCGCGCCATCACCCCGCGCACCAAGGTCATCATCCTGAACTCGCCCTCGAACCCTTCCGGCGCGGTGATGAGCCCCGAGGACATGACCGCCATCGTTCGCCTGGCGCATGACCGCGGCATCTGGGTCATCTCCGATGAGTGCTATGTCTATCTGAATTTCACCGGCCGGCGCTTCTCGGTGGGTTCGCTGCGCGAGTATCGCGACCGCACCGTCATCATCGGTTCGCTCTCCAAGACCTACGCCATGACCGGATGGCGCCTGGGGTACGCTCTCGCGCCCGCCCCCCTCGTCTCCGCCATGATGAAATTGCAGAGCCAGTCCACCTCCAACCCGACCTCGATCGTGCAGAAGGCGGGCGTGGCCGCGCTCAACAGCGATCAGAAGTGCGTGGACGACATGCTCGCCGAGTGGATCCGCCTGCGCGACCACGTGGTCGCCGGCCTCAAGAGGATTCCCGGCGTCACCTGCGCCCGGCCCGAGGGTGCGTTCTACGTCTACCCCAACCTCTCGAAGTTGTTCGGCAAGAGCGTGAACTCCGCCTCCGACATGGCTGGGAAGCTTCTGCGCGAGGCGCACGTGGTGGTTGTCCCCGGCGAGGGCTTCGGCACCCGCGAGCACATCCGCATCTCCTACGCCACCTCGCAGAAGGAGATGGATCGCGGCCTGGAGCGCATGGCCAAGCTATTCGCCGCCCTCTAA
- a CDS encoding class I mannose-6-phosphate isomerase, whose translation MSDLYPFLLEPEFKERPWGARDLSPIYDRKAEASPIGEVWLTADTCKVANGPLKGRTLQDLCREYGKAFLGENCPDTSRFPLLIKFLFPHEKLSVQVHPDDEGARRIGQPCGKTECWYVLDAKPGAQVGLGLKPSITKQQLAEAIEKKRAEFLLNWVPIHKGELIYVPAGTVHTIGPGSILVETQQNSDTTYRLYDYGRPRELHIEQGLAATKEKTHAGKVKPERAGENEVLVFSRCFAISKHQLGSTSFFAGLNTTPNGGTFSILVCIGGGGVVQADDCPPLTFSRGEVVVVPASCRHFKVTGQWDVEFLDVVLPPAGTLEEPETSLSGFEATAAEP comes from the coding sequence ATGTCAGACCTTTACCCATTTCTGCTCGAGCCCGAATTCAAGGAGCGCCCCTGGGGCGCGCGCGATCTCTCGCCCATCTACGACAGGAAGGCCGAGGCCAGCCCCATCGGCGAAGTCTGGCTCACCGCCGACACCTGCAAGGTCGCGAACGGTCCGCTGAAAGGCCGCACCCTCCAGGATCTTTGCCGCGAGTACGGCAAGGCTTTTCTCGGCGAGAACTGCCCCGACACCTCCCGCTTTCCCCTGCTGATCAAGTTCCTTTTCCCGCACGAGAAGCTGAGCGTCCAGGTCCACCCCGACGACGAGGGCGCGCGCCGCATCGGACAGCCCTGCGGCAAGACCGAGTGCTGGTACGTGCTCGACGCCAAGCCCGGCGCCCAGGTCGGCCTCGGACTCAAGCCCAGCATCACCAAGCAGCAGCTCGCCGAGGCCATCGAGAAAAAGCGCGCCGAGTTCCTGCTGAACTGGGTCCCTATCCACAAGGGCGAGCTGATTTACGTTCCTGCGGGCACGGTCCACACCATCGGCCCGGGCTCCATTCTGGTCGAGACCCAGCAAAACTCCGACACCACCTACCGCCTCTATGACTACGGCCGCCCCCGCGAGCTGCACATCGAGCAGGGCCTGGCGGCAACGAAAGAAAAGACGCATGCCGGCAAGGTGAAGCCAGAGCGCGCGGGCGAGAACGAGGTGTTAGTGTTTTCGCGGTGTTTCGCCATAAGCAAACATCAGCTCGGAAGCACCTCATTCTTCGCAGGCCTTAACACCACACCGAACGGTGGGACATTCAGCATTCTTGTGTGTATCGGCGGCGGTGGCGTGGTGCAAGCCGACGACTGTCCCCCGCTGACATTCAGTCGCGGCGAAGTTGTGGTGGTCCCTGCCTCCTGCAGACACTTTAAGGTCACGGGACAGTGGGATGTCGAGTTCCTCGATGTCGTGCTCCCGCCTGCGGGTACGCTTGAAGAACCCGAAACCTCGCTCTCCGGCTTCGAGGCCACCGCCGCCGAACCATGA
- a CDS encoding M48 family metallopeptidase: MLGKLLGLGFDVFGFRLEHQYRLSNQKLRSWAWDEVKGWLVGLVIATILVELVYFTIRMSPQHWWLIAWAVFVALFVFFAQIAPVVLFPLFYKFKPLENEDLKQRLLRLSERAGTRVRGVYEWKLSEKSKKANAALTGLGRTRRIILADTLLENYTPDEIEAILAHELGHHVHRHILKSIVVQAGITFAGFWIASAVLRYSVEHIAMFDGRLDDFANFPLLALVSTVLSFLLMPALNAYSRFNERQADQYAWKSIPDVAPFVTSMNKLADQNLAERDPSRFVEWFFHSHPAISKRIAAAQSWTAKQT; the protein is encoded by the coding sequence GTGCTGGGTAAGCTCCTCGGCCTCGGCTTCGACGTCTTCGGCTTCCGTCTCGAGCACCAGTACCGCCTTTCCAACCAGAAGCTCCGTTCGTGGGCCTGGGACGAGGTGAAGGGCTGGCTGGTCGGCCTGGTGATCGCAACCATCCTGGTCGAGCTGGTGTACTTCACCATCCGCATGTCGCCCCAGCACTGGTGGCTGATCGCCTGGGCCGTCTTCGTCGCGCTCTTCGTCTTCTTTGCCCAGATCGCGCCCGTGGTGCTGTTCCCGCTCTTCTACAAGTTCAAGCCGCTGGAGAACGAGGACCTGAAACAGCGCCTGCTGCGGCTGAGCGAGCGCGCGGGCACGCGCGTCCGCGGCGTCTATGAGTGGAAGCTATCGGAGAAGAGCAAGAAGGCCAATGCGGCGCTCACCGGCCTGGGCCGGACCCGGCGCATCATCCTCGCCGACACCCTGCTCGAGAACTACACCCCCGACGAGATCGAAGCCATCCTCGCCCACGAGCTTGGCCACCACGTGCACCGCCACATCCTGAAGTCCATTGTGGTGCAGGCCGGGATCACCTTCGCCGGATTCTGGATCGCCAGCGCCGTCCTGCGCTACTCCGTCGAGCACATCGCCATGTTCGACGGTCGGCTCGACGACTTCGCCAATTTTCCCCTGCTGGCTCTGGTCTCGACCGTGCTTTCATTCCTGCTCATGCCCGCGCTGAACGCCTACTCGCGCTTCAATGAGCGTCAGGCCGACCAGTACGCCTGGAAGTCGATCCCCGACGTCGCCCCATTCGTCACTTCCATGAACAAGCTCGCCGACCAGAACCTCGCCGAGCGTGATCCCTCGCGCTTCGTCGAGTGGTTTTTCCACTCCCACCCGGCGATCTCCAAGCGCATCGCCGCCGCCCAATCCTGGACCGCAAAGCAGACCTAG
- a CDS encoding phosphoglucomutase/phosphomannomutase family protein — MVAEIKFGTDGWRGVIADDFTFDNVRRVAAAIAAYVKRNEDAKRGLVIGYDTRFASRQTARAAAEVIAAAGLPVRLSNDYIPTPALSYAVKHLHAAGGVVVTSSHNPWDWNGVKYKAGYGGSATPAIMQKIEAELKPEPPTVRSGGALTETDFKTPYIEAITRFADLDRIARAGFRLAVDAMYGSGRGVLSGIFSARGIDHVAIRQELDPLFPGINPEPIEPHIQALRDAVLREKCHAGFATDGDADRIGAIAEDGSFVDAHKCFAVILQWLLERRPQWAGDVVRAFNTTSMLDRIAARYGRRLHECGIGFKYICDLMLAGDILVGGEESGGIGITRHLPERDGILNSLLLANIMAEEGKTLAQLVARLQKDYGPHYFGRRDLHIPDDLKQSAIQRASSDSTLPRVGGYRVVRRQDLDGIKVFLDAPRNGNGAEAWVLLRASGTEPLLRLYSEASSPALVDEILAAAEDFVRDKATAA, encoded by the coding sequence ATGGTAGCGGAGATAAAGTTCGGCACCGACGGATGGCGGGGCGTCATCGCCGACGATTTCACCTTCGACAACGTGCGCCGCGTCGCTGCCGCCATCGCAGCCTACGTCAAGAGGAACGAAGACGCGAAGAGAGGCCTGGTCATCGGCTACGACACTCGCTTCGCCTCCCGGCAGACCGCCCGCGCTGCCGCCGAAGTCATCGCCGCCGCCGGCTTGCCCGTCCGTCTCTCCAACGATTACATCCCCACGCCTGCGCTCTCCTATGCCGTGAAGCATCTTCATGCCGCCGGAGGCGTGGTCGTCACCTCCAGTCACAATCCTTGGGATTGGAACGGAGTGAAGTACAAGGCGGGCTACGGCGGCTCGGCGACTCCCGCCATCATGCAGAAGATTGAGGCCGAGTTGAAGCCCGAGCCACCCACCGTTCGGTCCGGCGGCGCGCTCACTGAGACCGACTTCAAGACGCCCTACATCGAAGCCATCACCCGCTTCGCCGACCTCGACCGCATCGCCCGCGCCGGCTTTCGACTGGCCGTGGATGCGATGTACGGCTCCGGCCGCGGGGTGCTCAGCGGCATCTTCTCCGCCCGCGGCATCGATCACGTGGCCATCCGCCAGGAACTCGACCCGCTCTTTCCCGGCATCAATCCCGAGCCCATCGAGCCGCACATCCAGGCGCTGCGCGACGCGGTCCTGCGCGAAAAATGCCACGCGGGATTTGCCACCGACGGCGACGCCGACCGCATCGGCGCCATCGCCGAGGACGGCAGCTTCGTGGACGCGCACAAATGTTTCGCCGTCATTCTGCAATGGCTGCTGGAGCGCCGTCCGCAGTGGGCCGGCGACGTAGTGCGCGCCTTCAACACCACCAGCATGCTCGATCGCATCGCCGCCCGCTATGGTCGCAGGCTGCACGAGTGCGGTATCGGCTTCAAGTACATCTGCGACCTGATGCTCGCCGGCGACATCCTGGTCGGCGGCGAGGAATCCGGCGGCATCGGCATCACCCGGCACCTGCCCGAGCGCGACGGCATCCTCAACTCACTCCTGCTCGCCAACATCATGGCCGAGGAAGGCAAAACGCTCGCCCAGCTCGTCGCGCGCCTGCAGAAGGATTACGGGCCGCACTATTTCGGACGCCGCGACCTGCACATCCCCGACGACCTCAAGCAGAGCGCCATCCAGCGCGCTTCTTCGGACTCGACTTTGCCCCGCGTCGGCGGCTATCGCGTTGTCCGCCGCCAGGATCTCGACGGCATCAAGGTGTTCCTCGACGCGCCGCGCAACGGCAACGGAGCCGAGGCCTGGGTCCTGCTGCGCGCTTCCGGCACCGAGCCCCTGTTACGCTTGTACTCCGAGGCCTCCTCGCCCGCCCTCGTGGACGAGATCCTCGCCGCCGCCGAGGATTTCGTTCGCGATAAAGCTACAGCGGCGTAA